ATAGCCCATACGAAAACTGGTACAGAACTGATGGTAAAAACGATCCAAATATTTTTATAAAAAAAATAAGTTAGACAGCCGAAAATTGCATAGGAAACAACAAAGCTTTTTTGATTACCTAATAAGGATGAATTAATCGCAAACATAAAGGATAGAACGATAAAAATAATATGGAAAAAGCTGATTGTTCTTTTCATCGGTAAATGATAACTTGTTAACTGCTTTGAAGTGGCTAGCTGACGGCAATGCTCACAATTAGCTAAATGTTGTTCGACAAACTGTATAGTAGCTGCCTGGAGCGCTCGCTTATTATACAAAGGTAATAAATCCTCAACTATTGAACATTCCTGTGACAAAGACTTCCCTCCAATCCTCTTCTTTCATTATAGACTTTTTGAGGAAAATAAAAAAAGCCTTCCGTGAGTTTATTCATTCGGAAAACTTGTACATGCATCTTATTAAGTTGAGGTTAATACTTCATTAGTGAGAGCTTGAATATCAATATGTGTCTTTTCCTTCACAGCATCCTTCAAAATTTCAGTGCGGAAATAGTGTACGGTTGCATCTAGAGGAATGGCTAAAAGCTTGGAAAGGGCTGATTGATACATATAAACAAATTCTTTGTCAGTGTTTCCTCTCTTTAATTCAGCAAAGGCCTCATAAAATTGATCTAGCTTATCGGCAAATTCAAGTAAACGACCCTCCAACGTGCTATCCTTACCCTCTTTCATACGCTCAAAGAAGACGGCTTGAAATTCCTGAGGGATTTCATTAATAATGAATTTTTCCATCATTTTTTCTTCCACATGTGCAAGCATTTGTTTGAGCTCAGGGCTAGCATGTTTTACTGGTGTTTTAATATCGCCTATAAATACTTCAGCAAAATCATGATTAATGGTCTTTTCGTAAAGTGCCTTCCAGTTTACTGTGGCGCCATTCATTTCCTCTAATGTGGCAAAAAACATAGCGTATTGTGAAACCTTCCAAGAGTGAGCAGCTACGTTATGCTCTTCAAATTTGAAGCGGCCAGGGCAACGAATAATACGTTCTAGATCATTTAGACTTGTAAAAAATTGATGAATTCCTATAAAAATCACTCCTTTTTGTTCTATAAGTGCATGTTACTATAAACCTTACCCTCTTTGTAAAGATTTCAAACAATTTAACAATGATTCAAATGGCGTTTACAAAGGATTCACAAATGCTTCTAAAGTCGGGACAAGTTGAATGCTATAATGAAGGGGACTGCTAATAAGGAGAGTTTGCACCATGATTTCTATTTATACACTTCTTCTTTATATACATATTGTAAGCGCCATTCTTTCAATTGGGCCATTGTTTGTAGTTTTACCAATTGTTAAGAAAATGAACACTGCGGCTCATATTGAAATGCCGCCATATATCGAAGCCTTTAAGGGGGCTATTACCATTGTCAAGCATTCTGGGCATGTTCTTGTTGCGTCTGGCATTTTATTAATGTGGCATGCGGGCTATCATTGGAGTACATCGTGGATAGTCCTAACATTTCTTGTTATGTTGGCTTCTATTGTTTTTTTGGCAAGAGCATTCAAACCAACCTTAAGGACATTTAATACATCCGCCTATGACCAGAAAAAGTTTGCTTTATTGTTACGGCGAAAGGCATGGATGTATATTTGTTTATTGCTAATTATGTTATGGCTGATGGTCGCAAAGCCTGTTCTTTGGTAAAGAAATACGCACCCATGGGGGAGTGCGTATTTTTTATTATATGGTAAGCAATCTCTTGAAATAACTCTTACGAATAAATAAGTAACTAATCATGAATAGGGCTAAGAAACAAAGAGAGCTTATCATGGAAACTTGTAAAAATGTGATTGAAATCATCGTTCGCAGGGCAAACAAAGTAATAAATAACATCGTAATGGCTAGAGCAAATGGTACAAATATAAGGATTGCCAGCTCTTTTGAAACAACAGTGAATAATTCCTTTTGAGAAAGACCGAGCTTCCGTATACTTGTGTATTTTTCTCTTTCCTGTATAAGGGTTGTTTGTAAATAAAAGTAGAGAATACTCATAGCTGCACTTAAGAAAATAAGACTCAACATAGAACCGATAAAAAACATCACACTTTTCACAAACATTTCCGAATCATACAATGCTATTTTGGAAGTGACATAACGATTATCAGGTAAAGATGGTATATGCTCCATAATTTTATCAGCTAGCTCCATATATGCTGTCCAATTTGCTAACTCAAAGATATATACTTGATAAATAGGGAAATGAATACTTTCATAAAGCTGGTCAGGTACAATAAAATAGGTGTTCTGGAAGCCAGTGGATAACAAGTTTTTTTCATCTATAGATGCAAGCTTTAGATTTTTAAGAATCTGATCTTTATGCTTATTTGATATTGGTTCTAAATCACGATTTCCAGCAACAGCTATAAATTCATCATCATGTAAGCTAACCGATTTATTTTTTAACAAATTATAAGTAGAAACAGACATATAGCCGAGTCGTTCCTCTTCATTGGATTTAAATTCAATAAAATATTTCTGGGAATCAATTGTGGATAGTTCCTTTTCTAGATAATCAATATCGTCTTTTACCATATTTGAATCTGCTTTAGGATCAGCTATATATTGAAAGCTATATGGATAGTTTGCTTCACTATCCTTTGCAACATTGTAGTAGGAGCTAAATAAAATACTGGTACATAAAAATACACCACTTAATAAAATTGTGATTAAAAACAGCATATTTGCATGAGATTTCATTTTTGCATTTAAATTAGAAACTAGTAGCATATTTGTTTTTCGCACATAGGCTGGCGATTTCTCAAAAATTTTTAGAAGGAAGTGCATTCCCTGCGATATGATGAGATAAATCGAGCAAAGAAAACTTATAAAAAATATTAAATAGTAAAGAACACCGAGGCTTTCAACAAAATGATGATTTATTTTTAATAAATAAGCCAGTGTAGCTGAACATATGATACTAATACCAAATAAGTAAGGATGCTTTGGTATAGATTTTTCAACGATAGTGTCACCCTTTAAAAGCTGAATGGAGGCTTCTTTATTAATAAATCGTGTGACAATTTTTGAAATCACTACAAATAATCCAATGAATAGCAAAATTGTAAG
This genomic stretch from Lysinibacillus pakistanensis harbors:
- a CDS encoding zf-HC2 domain-containing protein, coding for MSQECSIVEDLLPLYNKRALQAATIQFVEQHLANCEHCRQLATSKQLTSYHLPMKRTISFFHIIFIVLSFMFAINSSLLGNQKSFVVSYAIFGCLTYFFYKNIWIVFTISSVPVFVWAIINNINNPLYITNYSFTEIGALLIGAGYIALLHTIFALIGAAFAILLRRFTKISF
- a CDS encoding FtsX-like permease family protein; the encoded protein is MSFNHIVVQNILRDKWTYISYFLSSVFSIIIFFLFTIIAFHPSLNSLDPDSTLGISLLLASMLVYLFSFIYITYSIMAFLKKKTKTLGIFMITGASMKQIRTLIFRENILIGALAIITAIVFGLVITPLLLMGAKVVLKAETFGMYFPLKAMVLTILLFIGLFVVISKIVTRFINKEASIQLLKGDTIVEKSIPKHPYLFGISIICSATLAYLLKINHHFVESLGVLYYLIFFISFLCSIYLIISQGMHFLLKIFEKSPAYVRKTNMLLVSNLNAKMKSHANMLFLITILLSGVFLCTSILFSSYYNVAKDSEANYPYSFQYIADPKADSNMVKDDIDYLEKELSTIDSQKYFIEFKSNEEERLGYMSVSTYNLLKNKSVSLHDDEFIAVAGNRDLEPISNKHKDQILKNLKLASIDEKNLLSTGFQNTYFIVPDQLYESIHFPIYQVYIFELANWTAYMELADKIMEHIPSLPDNRYVTSKIALYDSEMFVKSVMFFIGSMLSLIFLSAAMSILYFYLQTTLIQEREKYTSIRKLGLSQKELFTVVSKELAILIFVPFALAITMLFITLFALRTMISITFLQVSMISSLCFLALFMISYLFIRKSYFKRLLTI
- a CDS encoding YfbR-like 5'-deoxynucleotidase yields the protein MIFIGIHQFFTSLNDLERIIRCPGRFKFEEHNVAAHSWKVSQYAMFFATLEEMNGATVNWKALYEKTINHDFAEVFIGDIKTPVKHASPELKQMLAHVEEKMMEKFIINEIPQEFQAVFFERMKEGKDSTLEGRLLEFADKLDQFYEAFAELKRGNTDKEFVYMYQSALSKLLAIPLDATVHYFRTEILKDAVKEKTHIDIQALTNEVLTST